In the Silvanigrella aquatica genome, AAAAGAAAATATAATAGACAGTCAAAACACAAAGGAATTATTTATCTGCGTGCATGGAGAAAGAGATCATTGCTGTGGAAAATATGGGATAGAGTTGCACAATAATTTTCATAAAAAAGTGGGACAATATAAAAATAGCTCATTTCGCGTGTGGAAGTCATCACATATTGGTGGCCATCGCTATGCGCCTACATTTTATGAAGCCCCTGCCATGCGCTGGTATGGTTTATTTAATATCAATGACATTGATGACTATTTAAATCGTTCAGATTCTAAATTTCAAATTAAAAATAATTACCGTGGTATGAGCGGAATTTTGAATAAATATGCTTTGCTTGCCGAAAATGAGTTATTTAAAAAACACTCCTGGCAGTGGCTAGAAGCAACTGAAAAAAAATATGAGATAATAAATATAAATAAGAATGAAGAAGTAGAAGTAAATTTTTATTACAAAATGAAAAAATCAGAAAATATACTAAAATCAAAAATTCATATTCAATTTGAAAAAGTAGCAGAAAACATAGCAAGCTGTGGTAGCATCGATAAAAAATCAGTGAGACAATATATTGTCTCCGAAATTTAATTTATAATATAAATCACATGCCGTTGGGAAAAGTTTTATAATCGATTTTTCCACTTTCTCGAACGCTTTTTAATGCCTTCGCATATTCAATTAAAATATTTAAGGTATAAGTAATTCTTTGTCTAATTGCTTCATCTGCAGGACTTTCAGGTGCATCATTATTCAAAACATGAGTGCAATCTCTAATAATAAGATGCTCTGGAATATAACAAATTCTTGAATTTTTATAACCGCTGGTTCTTAATTCATTAATGGGATAGGCACCACTCCCACCAGCTGAAACAGAAACGATAAGACCTGGTTTGTGACCAACTTCTTTCGCCGAGGTTAAAAGTAACAAATTTTTTAATCCTGCAGGAACCATACCATGCCATTCCGGAGTAACAACAATAATGCCATCTGCAGATTGCAATTCCGTAGCAATAGGATTCCATACCTTATTCCATTTTTGGCTTTCGAGATTAAAAAACTCTTCATCCATTAACGGAATAGGATTTTCA is a window encoding:
- a CDS encoding NADPH-dependent FMN reductase codes for the protein MKISIISGSHRKNSQSEKISRYLMNELTKKLAVTTHLVTLNENPIPLMDEEFFNLESQKWNKVWNPIATELQSADGIIVVTPEWHGMVPAGLKNLLLLTSAKEVGHKPGLIVSVSAGGSGAYPINELRTSGYKNSRICYIPEHLIIRDCTHVLNNDAPESPADEAIRQRITYTLNILIEYAKALKSVRESGKIDYKTFPNGM
- a CDS encoding sucrase ferredoxin, yielding MSTETPCSLQTKSSGENIICSVAKLHAQIAIELKEPWASIPMKSEYYPEELQSLLPEIGRLKLEVGLNYFAKNELSIHNHTRIFIFKNNGNEFEDFHKIELLFSNENLKSIIPQILEYLKSNINNFKKENIIDSQNTKELFICVHGERDHCCGKYGIELHNNFHKKVGQYKNSSFRVWKSSHIGGHRYAPTFYEAPAMRWYGLFNINDIDDYLNRSDSKFQIKNNYRGMSGILNKYALLAENELFKKHSWQWLEATEKKYEIININKNEEVEVNFYYKMKKSENILKSKIHIQFEKVAENIASCGSIDKKSVRQYIVSEI